A genomic segment from Dietzia psychralcaliphila encodes:
- a CDS encoding ABC transporter ATP-binding protein, producing MRSDSDLVVRVEGLVKTFGATRALDGLDLDVRRGEVHGFLGPNGSGKSTTIRILLGLMRSDSGRVTLFGRDPWRDAVELHARLAYVPGEVTLWPRLTGGQCIDILGRALGGLDPARRDELIDRFRLDPTKRTRDYSKGNRQKVSLVAALASGAELLVLDEPTSGLDPLMELVFQESVREAVDGGSTVLLSSHIMGEVEALADRVSIIRDGRTISSGTLGDLRRHTTTEVHAVTDTDPSALESIVGVDGLRMERSGDGRFDVRCHVPAERLAEVTGILHAAGVHTLTATPPSLDDLFLTAYSGAGAAEGPGESGTTSGGSR from the coding sequence ATGCGTTCAGATTCGGACCTGGTGGTACGCGTCGAGGGCCTGGTCAAGACATTCGGCGCCACCCGCGCCCTCGACGGCCTGGACCTGGACGTCCGACGCGGCGAGGTGCACGGCTTCCTGGGCCCCAACGGCTCGGGCAAGTCCACCACCATCAGGATCCTGCTGGGTCTGATGCGGTCCGATTCGGGACGGGTGACCCTGTTCGGGCGCGACCCGTGGCGGGACGCTGTCGAGCTGCACGCCAGGTTGGCGTACGTACCGGGGGAGGTGACGCTGTGGCCGCGTCTGACCGGGGGACAGTGCATCGACATCCTGGGGCGCGCACTGGGCGGACTCGACCCGGCACGCCGTGACGAGCTGATCGACCGCTTCCGCCTGGACCCCACCAAACGCACCCGGGACTACTCCAAGGGAAACCGGCAGAAGGTCTCGCTCGTCGCGGCCCTGGCGTCCGGCGCCGAACTGCTCGTGCTGGACGAGCCCACCTCAGGGTTGGATCCGCTCATGGAGCTGGTGTTCCAGGAGAGCGTGCGGGAGGCCGTCGACGGTGGTTCCACCGTGCTGCTCTCCAGCCACATCATGGGTGAGGTCGAGGCGCTGGCCGATCGGGTGAGCATCATCCGCGACGGCCGCACGATCAGCTCGGGCACCCTGGGCGACCTGCGCCGCCACACCACCACCGAGGTCCACGCCGTCACCGACACCGATCCGAGTGCCCTGGAGTCGATCGTCGGGGTAGACGGTCTGCGGATGGAGCGCTCCGGTGACGGGCGGTTCGACGTCCGCTGCCACGTGCCCGCCGAGCGGCTCGCCGAGGTGACGGGGATCCTGCACGCGGCCGGGGTACACACCCTCACCGCCACCCCGCCGAGTCTGGACGACCTCTTCCTCACCGCCTACTCGGGCGCGGGGGCCGCGGAGGGGCCTGGAGAGTCGGGCACGACATCCGGCGGGTCACGGTGA
- a CDS encoding ABC transporter permease, which produces MNSAFAGTGLLVRIALRTGWRSAAAWVLGLVSLYLLTGVSIAALYDTPEKLATYSASLGEAMVMLNGRVAGLDTLGGVMMNEYAFIASFAIPVMAIALTARSTRREEETGRTELLLSARTGRLAPVTAALVVVGGVFLLLGAGIWASTLAIPVDRTGAAFYAASIVATGWVYAAATAVLAQVVAHNRTVWAAGMTLAGLTLVLRGIGDTNENWVSWTSPLGWHGLVRPFGDATALPLVVAVGTAGALSAAALWLSGRRDVGAGLVPARTGAATASRWRASELGGAVHQHLGALIGWTIGVVALMTMYGALMNVVVEAIMSNPSLAAFLVESPALVDSLVQMLVVFVGILGAGFALQTLGGLRGEETSGRLELDLAAGRSRWSWLALHTAVVAVGAAVVVVAGSAAFALSTSIALDDPDSMGRIVAAGSWQVPPVLLFVGLSVALFGLVPRMQALAWALFAVSAVVTFMGPTLRLTESQMRLSPFGAVGRAPVGPVDTAGVAVLLALAAVLLVAGVVGFRRRDVPRT; this is translated from the coding sequence GTGAACTCCGCCTTCGCCGGCACCGGCCTGTTGGTCCGGATCGCCCTGCGCACGGGGTGGCGGTCCGCCGCCGCGTGGGTACTCGGCCTGGTCTCGCTGTATCTGCTCACCGGGGTCTCGATCGCGGCGCTGTACGACACCCCGGAGAAGCTGGCCACCTACTCCGCGTCCCTCGGCGAGGCCATGGTGATGCTCAACGGCCGCGTGGCCGGGCTCGACACCCTGGGCGGGGTCATGATGAACGAGTACGCGTTCATCGCCTCGTTCGCGATCCCGGTCATGGCGATCGCCCTGACCGCCCGGTCCACCCGCCGGGAGGAGGAGACCGGCAGGACGGAACTCCTGTTGTCCGCCCGGACAGGTCGGCTCGCCCCGGTCACGGCAGCCCTCGTCGTCGTCGGCGGCGTCTTCCTGCTCCTCGGCGCCGGAATCTGGGCGTCGACCCTCGCCATCCCGGTCGATCGCACCGGGGCGGCGTTCTACGCGGCCTCGATCGTCGCCACGGGGTGGGTGTACGCCGCGGCCACGGCGGTGCTCGCACAGGTGGTGGCCCACAACCGCACCGTGTGGGCGGCCGGAATGACCCTGGCCGGACTCACGCTCGTCCTGCGGGGGATCGGCGACACCAACGAGAACTGGGTGAGCTGGACCTCCCCCCTGGGATGGCACGGGTTGGTCCGCCCGTTCGGGGACGCCACCGCCCTCCCACTCGTCGTGGCGGTGGGGACGGCCGGAGCGTTGTCCGCCGCCGCCCTGTGGCTCTCCGGTCGCCGCGACGTCGGGGCAGGGCTGGTGCCGGCCCGCACCGGGGCGGCCACGGCGTCGAGGTGGCGGGCGTCCGAGCTCGGCGGGGCGGTGCACCAGCACCTCGGAGCGCTCATCGGCTGGACGATCGGCGTCGTGGCGCTCATGACCATGTACGGCGCCCTGATGAACGTCGTGGTCGAGGCCATCATGTCCAACCCGTCCCTCGCAGCCTTCCTGGTCGAGTCCCCGGCACTCGTCGATTCCCTCGTGCAGATGCTCGTGGTGTTCGTCGGGATCCTCGGCGCGGGCTTCGCCCTGCAGACACTCGGGGGGTTGCGGGGGGAGGAGACCTCGGGTCGGCTGGAGCTCGACCTCGCGGCCGGGCGGTCCAGGTGGTCATGGCTGGCCCTGCACACCGCGGTCGTGGCCGTGGGTGCCGCGGTGGTCGTGGTGGCCGGTTCCGCAGCCTTCGCGCTGTCCACCTCCATCGCCCTCGACGACCCGGACTCTATGGGGCGGATCGTCGCGGCCGGGTCCTGGCAGGTGCCCCCGGTGCTCCTGTTCGTCGGACTGTCGGTTGCGCTGTTCGGGCTGGTGCCCCGCATGCAGGCACTGGCCTGGGCGCTGTTCGCGGTCTCCGCCGTCGTCACGTTCATGGGCCCCACCCTCAGACTCACCGAGTCCCAGATGCGTCTGTCGCCGTTCGGCGCGGTGGGCCGCGCCCCCGTCGGGCCGGTCGACACGGCGGGGGTGGCGGTACTGCTGGCGCTGGCGGCCGTCCTGCTGGTCGCCGGGGTGGTCGGGTTCCGTCGGCGCGACGTGCCGCGGACGTGA
- a CDS encoding serine hydrolase domain-containing protein, whose translation MSDEFDRDRLDAALAVVDDWPVDNVSAAVVGPEGLLAVRGDDARVYRLASVTKPIVAVAALLAIEEEAISLDDAAGPEGSTVRHLLAHASGLDFSDRGKVRAGPGERRIYSSAGFEVLADHIADATGIAFPDYLTEAVCEPLGMGSTVLEGSAGHGASASLADLVAFATELVTPRLLAPETLEEAVSEQFRGLDGVVPGYGMHKPCPWGLGFELREAKYPHWTGQHNSPATFGHFGQSGTLLWVEPEIDTALVVLTDRDFGDWAKPLWPELSDRVVDAATRRSRPEDSLGG comes from the coding sequence ATGTCGGACGAGTTCGATCGAGACAGGCTGGACGCCGCTCTGGCGGTCGTCGACGACTGGCCGGTGGACAACGTCTCAGCAGCGGTCGTCGGACCGGAGGGGCTCCTGGCCGTGCGTGGTGACGACGCCCGCGTCTACCGGCTCGCCTCGGTCACCAAACCGATCGTGGCAGTGGCCGCGCTCCTCGCGATCGAGGAGGAGGCGATCTCCCTCGACGACGCCGCGGGGCCCGAGGGGTCGACCGTCCGCCACCTGTTGGCGCACGCATCCGGCCTCGACTTCAGTGATCGCGGAAAGGTGCGCGCGGGGCCGGGGGAGCGGCGCATCTACTCCTCGGCCGGCTTCGAGGTGCTCGCGGACCACATCGCGGACGCCACGGGAATCGCCTTCCCCGACTACCTCACCGAGGCCGTGTGTGAGCCGCTCGGGATGGGGTCGACGGTGCTCGAGGGTTCCGCCGGGCACGGCGCCTCCGCCAGCCTCGCCGACCTGGTGGCCTTCGCGACCGAACTCGTGACCCCGCGGCTCCTGGCGCCCGAGACACTGGAGGAGGCGGTGAGCGAGCAGTTCCGCGGTCTCGACGGTGTCGTGCCCGGGTATGGCATGCACAAGCCGTGTCCGTGGGGCCTGGGGTTCGAGCTCCGTGAGGCCAAGTATCCCCATTGGACCGGCCAGCACAACTCACCCGCGACGTTCGGGCACTTCGGACAGTCCGGCACGTTGCTGTGGGTGGAGCCGGAGATCGACACGGCCCTGGTCGTACTGACCGATCGGGACTTCGGGGACTGGGCCAAGCCGCTGTGGCCAGAGTTGTCGGACCGGGTGGTGGACGCGGCCACCCGCCGCAGCCGTCCGGAGGACTCCCTCGGAGGTTGA
- a CDS encoding DUF3145 domain-containing protein has product MSDLNHFADTTTGVVFIHAAPTALCPHVEWALASTLDASSAMRWEDQPAQPGARKAIVDWIGPVGTGARLADSLAKWSMLAFEVTEDPSDLVDGERFSHTPELGMWRGQTGASGDVVIGENRLRHLMAAGPAAFHTAVETELGTPWDRALEPLRGHPAVAEVTWLSRVG; this is encoded by the coding sequence ATGTCTGATCTAAATCATTTCGCGGATACGACGACCGGCGTGGTGTTCATCCATGCCGCGCCCACCGCGTTGTGCCCTCACGTCGAGTGGGCTCTGGCGAGCACCCTCGACGCGTCCTCCGCTATGCGCTGGGAGGACCAGCCGGCCCAGCCTGGCGCTCGCAAGGCGATCGTCGACTGGATCGGCCCGGTCGGCACCGGTGCACGCCTGGCCGATTCGCTGGCCAAGTGGTCCATGCTGGCGTTCGAGGTCACCGAGGACCCGAGTGACCTCGTCGACGGCGAACGCTTCTCCCACACCCCCGAACTCGGGATGTGGCGCGGCCAGACCGGCGCCAGCGGTGACGTGGTGATCGGGGAGAACAGGCTCCGGCATCTCATGGCCGCCGGCCCCGCCGCGTTCCACACGGCGGTGGAAACAGAGCTCGGTACCCCCTGGGACCGCGCTCTGGAACCACTCCGTGGCCACCCTGCCGTCGCCGAGGTCACCTGGCTCTCCCGCGTCGGCTGA
- a CDS encoding acyl-CoA carboxylase subunit beta — MTITSTVDQNSQIDPRDPVARLENLFDPASLEFLTEPDASGALAARGLIDGEPTIAYATDATVMGGAMGLDGCRHIVHAIDIAIDEHLPVVGVWHSGGARLAEGVEALHAVGLVFEAMVRASGHVPQISVVLGPAAGGAAYGPALTDVVIMAPAGKIFVTGPDVVRSVTGEQVDMEGLGGQDVHHRKSGVCHIAATDERDALHRARRLVNLLSAQGEFDLRALEGDHTDLAGLLPESPKRAYDVRPLVHGILDSSELDGSTTFEELQAKWAPSIVVGFGRMSGRTVGVIANNPLRLGGCLNSESAEKASRFVRLCNAFGVPLLVVVDVPGYLPGVSQEWEGVVRRGAKLLHAFAEASVARVTLVTRKIYGGAYIAMNSRALGASAVFAWPDAEVAVMGAKAAVGVLHKRALAAAPEDEREALHERLADEHAAIAGGVGRAVTIGVVDEVIEPTDTRRRLAEALDAASHVRGQHKNIPL; from the coding sequence ATGACCATTACGAGCACCGTGGACCAGAACTCACAGATCGACCCGCGCGACCCCGTCGCCCGGCTCGAGAACCTCTTCGATCCCGCATCGCTGGAGTTCCTCACGGAACCCGACGCGTCGGGCGCGCTCGCCGCACGCGGCCTGATCGACGGCGAACCCACCATCGCCTACGCCACCGACGCCACCGTCATGGGCGGGGCGATGGGCCTGGACGGGTGCCGTCACATCGTCCACGCGATCGACATCGCCATCGACGAGCACCTGCCCGTCGTGGGCGTGTGGCACTCGGGCGGAGCCCGGCTCGCCGAGGGCGTCGAGGCGCTCCACGCGGTCGGCCTCGTGTTCGAGGCCATGGTCCGCGCATCGGGCCACGTTCCGCAGATCTCTGTGGTCCTCGGCCCCGCCGCCGGCGGCGCCGCCTACGGCCCCGCGCTCACCGACGTCGTCATCATGGCGCCAGCGGGCAAGATCTTCGTCACCGGACCCGACGTGGTCCGCTCCGTCACCGGTGAACAGGTCGACATGGAGGGCCTCGGCGGCCAGGACGTGCACCACCGCAAGTCGGGTGTGTGTCACATCGCCGCCACCGACGAGCGGGACGCGCTGCACCGCGCACGGCGGCTCGTGAACCTGCTGTCCGCGCAGGGGGAGTTCGACCTACGCGCGCTCGAGGGCGACCACACGGACCTCGCTGGGCTGCTCCCGGAGTCACCCAAGCGGGCCTATGACGTGCGTCCGCTCGTCCACGGCATCCTCGACTCGTCCGAACTGGACGGTAGTACGACCTTCGAGGAGCTCCAGGCCAAGTGGGCGCCCAGCATCGTGGTGGGCTTCGGCAGGATGTCGGGACGCACGGTCGGCGTGATCGCCAACAACCCGCTCCGCCTGGGCGGCTGCCTCAACTCCGAGTCGGCCGAGAAGGCGTCCCGCTTCGTCCGCCTGTGCAACGCGTTCGGCGTGCCGCTCCTCGTCGTCGTCGACGTCCCCGGCTACCTCCCCGGAGTCTCCCAGGAATGGGAGGGCGTCGTCCGGCGTGGCGCCAAACTGCTGCACGCCTTCGCCGAGGCGTCGGTCGCCCGCGTCACGCTGGTCACCCGCAAGATCTACGGCGGGGCCTACATCGCCATGAACTCGCGCGCGCTCGGCGCGTCCGCCGTGTTCGCGTGGCCCGATGCCGAGGTGGCCGTCATGGGCGCCAAGGCCGCGGTGGGGGTCCTCCACAAGCGCGCGCTCGCAGCGGCGCCGGAGGACGAGCGCGAGGCACTGCACGAGCGGCTGGCCGACGAGCACGCCGCCATCGCCGGCGGCGTCGGCCGTGCGGTGACCATCGGCGTCGTCGACGAGGTGATCGAGCCCACCGACACGCGTCGCCGTCTCGCCGAGGCCCTCGACGCGGCCTCTCACGTCCGCGGCCAGCACAAGAACATCCCGTTGTGA
- a CDS encoding acyl carrier protein yields MARTEAEIITGLAEIVEEVTGIEPSEVTPEKSFVDDLDIYSLSMVEIAVQTEDRYGVEIPDEDLAKLRTVQDAVDYIQKIDQS; encoded by the coding sequence ATGGCACGCACCGAGGCCGAGATCATCACCGGACTTGCGGAGATCGTCGAGGAGGTCACCGGGATCGAGCCCTCCGAGGTGACACCGGAGAAGTCCTTCGTGGACGATCTGGACATCTATTCGCTCTCCATGGTGGAGATCGCGGTCCAGACGGAGGACCGCTACGGGGTGGAGATCCCGGACGAGGACCTCGCCAAGTTGCGTACTGTGCAGGATGCGGTCGACTACATCCAGAAGATCGACCAGAGCTGA
- a CDS encoding ACP S-malonyltransferase, with the protein MLCLTAPGQGSQKAGMLAPWLELPGASARLDEWSASSGLNLERLGTTATLQEITDTAVTQPLVVASALLGTAELRRRGQVPADTIVAGHSIGEVAALAIAGVVSEADALRLASVRGAAMSRACADRPTGMIAVLGGVEADVLLALENAGLEPANRNGAGQIVAAGPLEACDALEQNPPSRARLRRLDVAGAFHTQHMGSAVEKFRALADTIEVRDPELTLLSNADGMVVTSGRDALDRVVSQITHPVRWDLCTQTMLKLGVDAFVELPPSGALVGLAKRMMRDVPRHGVTTPEDLEDALDAVPALSGA; encoded by the coding sequence GTGCTTTGCCTCACCGCCCCTGGACAAGGGTCCCAGAAAGCCGGAATGCTCGCGCCTTGGCTCGAGCTACCCGGCGCCTCGGCCCGCCTCGACGAATGGTCCGCATCGAGCGGACTCAATCTGGAGCGCCTGGGCACCACCGCGACTCTGCAAGAGATCACCGACACCGCGGTCACGCAACCGTTGGTGGTGGCCTCCGCGTTGCTCGGAACCGCAGAGCTCCGTCGACGGGGGCAGGTCCCCGCCGACACGATCGTCGCCGGACACTCCATCGGTGAGGTCGCGGCTCTCGCGATCGCCGGGGTGGTCTCCGAGGCTGACGCGCTCCGCCTGGCCTCAGTCCGCGGCGCCGCGATGTCGCGGGCCTGCGCCGACCGCCCGACCGGGATGATCGCCGTCCTCGGTGGAGTGGAGGCCGATGTCCTGCTCGCCCTGGAGAACGCCGGGCTGGAACCGGCCAACCGGAACGGCGCCGGGCAGATCGTGGCCGCCGGCCCGCTGGAGGCCTGCGACGCGCTCGAGCAGAACCCGCCGAGCCGGGCCCGCCTGCGCCGCCTCGACGTGGCCGGGGCGTTCCACACGCAGCACATGGGTTCGGCCGTCGAGAAGTTCCGCGCCCTCGCGGACACGATCGAGGTCCGTGACCCCGAACTGACACTGCTCTCGAACGCCGACGGGATGGTCGTCACCTCGGGCAGGGACGCCCTGGACCGTGTGGTCTCACAGATCACCCACCCCGTCCGCTGGGACCTGTGCACGCAGACGATGCTCAAGCTCGGCGTCGACGCGTTCGTCGAACTCCCGCCGTCCGGAGCCCTCGTCGGCCTGGCCAAGCGCATGATGCGCGATGTGCCCCGGCACGGCGTGACCACACCCGAGGACCTCGAGGACGCGCTCGACGCCGTCCCCGCGCTCAGCGGCGCGTAG
- a CDS encoding PucR family transcriptional regulator: protein MTETAGPAAGAGPQTPPPSRRRSARAPDQRPVSDALLKRITRYSGTLSTEAVRSLEEDLPFFAGLSADQRAEIQLIIQSAVRDFVTWMRNPEAPHTDTIAGFKLLPKGLGQGLSLQETVQLVRSTCEYFELVMPRITHNERQRGLMIAAVLKFGRELGFTAASVYAAAAENRGAWDTRMEAMLVDAVVRGDRHADLASGASALNWDPTTSATVIVGRPRADLGLASVPATHKAAVAANRHALAVVQGARLVVILSGELESSSAVPPAVLDAFSPDAPVVVGHTVGSLAEAPDSAAEALAGAAAATGWPGAPRPVASIDLLPERVLGGDRGAAGMLVERIVTPLRGADPSLEETLRAYLDSGGHVEACARGLYVHPNTVRYRLKRVSQITEFDPLDARDAFVLRIALVLGKFAERGPQDT from the coding sequence GTGACCGAGACGGCCGGACCCGCGGCGGGGGCCGGGCCACAGACCCCACCGCCGTCCCGGCGCCGCTCCGCGAGGGCTCCGGATCAGCGGCCGGTCTCGGATGCGCTGCTCAAGCGCATCACCCGGTACTCGGGGACGCTGTCCACGGAGGCGGTCAGGTCCCTCGAGGAGGATCTGCCGTTCTTCGCGGGGCTCTCCGCCGACCAGCGGGCGGAGATCCAACTGATCATCCAGAGTGCCGTGCGCGACTTCGTCACCTGGATGCGCAACCCCGAGGCCCCGCACACCGACACGATCGCCGGGTTCAAGCTGCTGCCCAAGGGCCTCGGTCAGGGCCTGTCCCTGCAGGAGACCGTGCAGCTCGTCCGCTCCACGTGTGAGTATTTCGAGCTGGTGATGCCGCGGATCACCCACAACGAGCGCCAGCGCGGGCTCATGATCGCCGCGGTGCTGAAGTTCGGGCGCGAGCTCGGCTTCACGGCGGCCTCGGTGTACGCGGCCGCCGCCGAGAACCGGGGCGCCTGGGACACCCGGATGGAAGCGATGCTGGTCGACGCGGTCGTCCGCGGGGACCGCCACGCCGATCTCGCCTCCGGGGCCTCGGCGCTCAACTGGGACCCGACCACGTCGGCGACCGTCATCGTAGGGCGCCCCAGGGCGGATCTGGGGCTGGCATCCGTACCTGCCACGCACAAGGCCGCCGTCGCGGCCAACCGGCACGCGTTGGCCGTGGTCCAGGGGGCTCGCCTCGTCGTCATCCTCTCCGGGGAGCTGGAGTCCTCCTCCGCCGTCCCACCGGCAGTGCTCGACGCGTTCTCCCCCGACGCACCCGTCGTCGTCGGACACACCGTGGGTTCTCTCGCCGAGGCACCGGACAGTGCGGCCGAGGCCCTCGCGGGCGCCGCAGCGGCGACCGGGTGGCCCGGTGCCCCTCGTCCGGTGGCGTCGATCGACCTGCTGCCGGAACGGGTTCTGGGCGGGGACCGCGGCGCGGCGGGGATGTTGGTGGAGCGGATCGTCACCCCTCTCCGCGGTGCGGATCCGTCCCTGGAGGAGACGCTGCGGGCGTATCTGGACTCGGGCGGGCACGTCGAGGCGTGCGCGCGCGGGTTGTACGTCCATCCCAATACGGTGAGGTATCGGCTCAAAAGGGTGAGTCAGATAACCGAGTTCGACCCGCTTGACGCGAGGGACGCATTTGTCCTGCGGATAGCCCTCGTCCTCGGCAAGTTCGCCGAACGAGGTCCTCAGGACACCTAA
- the aceE gene encoding pyruvate dehydrogenase (acetyl-transferring), homodimeric type, producing MTETVGTRDGSAPTNVPVLREGVASYLADSDPEETQEWMDSLDGMLAEAGPERARYLMLRLLERASKQRVPLPALTSSDYVNTIPTSLEPDFPGDESVERTYRRWIRWNAAIMVHRAQRPGIGVGGHISTYAGAAPLYEVGYNHFFRGKDHPGGGDHIFFQGHASPGMYARAYLEGRLREHDLDGFRQEKSHPGRSLPSYPHPRCLPEFWEFPTVSMGLGPMNAIYQARFNRYLHNRGIKDTSQQHVWAFLGDGEMDEVDSRGALQVAANDALDNLTFVINCNLQRLDGPVRGNGQIVQELESYFRGAGWNVIKVVWGREWDALFDKDTEGALVSLMNSVSDGDYQTFRANDGAWIREHFFGRDPRTAKLVEDMTDDEIWALRRGGHDYRKIHAAYKAALEHTGQPTVILAHTVKGFGLGQNFEGRNAAHQMKKLTLDDLKLFRDKQLIPITDEELEADPTLPPYYNPGPNSPEIRYMLERRIALGGHVPERRQTFTPLSVPDIDSLASLRKGSGKQSVATTMALVRTCKELMRDESLRDRLVPIIPDEARTFGMDSWFPTLKIYNPHGQNYTSVDHDLMLSYKESKTGQIMHEGISEAGSVAEFTAAGTAYATHGEPMIPLYIFYSMFGFQRTGDAIWAASDQLARGFLLGATAGRTTLTGEGLQHMDGHSPLLAATNPGIISYDPAWGFELAHIMRAGIERMYGPGAAHENDTDGVDRNVSYYITLYNEPVPQPPEPEDLDADALLRGLYLFRKAEKGSHKASILASGVAMYAAAEAQKTLAEQWDVAADLWSATSWNELARDGYECERHELRHPDQQARTPFVTASLEGSEGPKVAVSDFQKAVPDQIRGWVPGDFTVLGTDGFGFSDTRPAARRFFNTDAESIIVAVLAGLVREGSIEKRTLLEAARLYKIDDVMAAPEPTTDPGVA from the coding sequence ATGACCGAGACCGTAGGTACCAGGGATGGTTCCGCACCCACCAATGTGCCGGTCCTCCGGGAGGGGGTCGCGTCCTACCTCGCGGATTCGGACCCCGAGGAGACTCAGGAGTGGATGGACTCCCTCGACGGCATGCTCGCCGAGGCAGGCCCCGAGCGGGCACGCTATCTCATGCTCAGACTTCTCGAACGCGCCTCGAAGCAGCGCGTTCCCCTTCCGGCCCTCACCTCGTCGGACTACGTCAACACCATCCCCACCAGCCTCGAACCGGACTTCCCGGGCGACGAGTCCGTGGAGCGCACCTACCGGCGCTGGATCCGCTGGAACGCGGCCATCATGGTCCACCGCGCCCAGCGGCCCGGCATCGGTGTGGGTGGACACATCTCCACCTACGCGGGCGCGGCGCCGCTGTACGAGGTCGGCTACAACCACTTCTTCCGCGGGAAGGACCACCCCGGGGGTGGTGACCACATCTTCTTCCAGGGGCACGCCTCGCCCGGCATGTACGCCCGCGCCTATCTCGAGGGCCGCCTCCGCGAGCACGACCTCGACGGATTCCGGCAGGAGAAGAGCCACCCGGGGCGTTCGCTCCCCTCTTACCCCCATCCCCGCTGCCTACCCGAGTTCTGGGAGTTCCCCACAGTGTCGATGGGCCTCGGGCCCATGAACGCCATCTACCAGGCCCGATTCAACCGTTACCTGCACAACCGCGGGATCAAGGACACCTCCCAGCAGCACGTGTGGGCGTTCCTCGGCGACGGCGAGATGGACGAGGTCGACTCGCGCGGAGCCCTGCAGGTTGCCGCGAACGACGCGCTCGACAACCTGACCTTCGTCATCAACTGCAACCTCCAGCGCCTCGACGGCCCGGTCCGCGGCAACGGGCAGATCGTCCAGGAGCTGGAGTCGTACTTCAGGGGCGCCGGATGGAACGTCATCAAGGTGGTGTGGGGCCGAGAGTGGGACGCGCTGTTCGACAAGGACACCGAGGGCGCGCTCGTCTCGCTCATGAACTCCGTCTCCGACGGCGACTACCAGACGTTCCGAGCCAATGACGGCGCCTGGATCCGCGAGCACTTCTTCGGTCGTGACCCGCGGACCGCCAAGTTGGTCGAGGACATGACCGACGACGAGATCTGGGCCCTGCGCCGCGGCGGGCACGACTACCGGAAGATCCACGCCGCGTACAAGGCTGCGCTCGAGCACACCGGGCAACCCACGGTGATCCTCGCGCACACGGTCAAGGGTTTCGGTCTGGGCCAGAACTTCGAGGGACGCAACGCCGCGCACCAGATGAAGAAGCTGACGCTGGACGACCTCAAGCTGTTCCGCGACAAGCAGCTCATCCCCATCACGGACGAGGAACTGGAGGCGGACCCGACGCTGCCTCCGTACTACAACCCGGGGCCCAACTCGCCGGAGATCCGCTACATGTTGGAGCGGAGGATCGCGCTGGGCGGGCACGTGCCCGAGCGGCGGCAGACCTTCACCCCGCTCTCCGTTCCGGACATCGACTCCCTCGCCTCGTTGCGCAAGGGCTCGGGAAAGCAGTCGGTCGCCACCACGATGGCCCTGGTCCGCACCTGCAAGGAGCTCATGCGGGACGAGTCCCTACGCGATCGTCTGGTCCCGATCATCCCGGACGAGGCGCGGACCTTCGGGATGGACTCGTGGTTCCCGACCCTGAAGATCTACAACCCGCACGGGCAGAACTACACCTCCGTCGACCACGACCTGATGCTCAGCTACAAGGAGTCCAAGACGGGCCAGATCATGCACGAGGGGATCAGCGAGGCCGGGTCGGTGGCCGAGTTCACCGCCGCCGGCACCGCGTATGCGACCCACGGTGAGCCCATGATCCCGCTGTACATCTTCTATTCGATGTTCGGTTTCCAGCGCACCGGCGACGCTATCTGGGCGGCCTCCGACCAGCTCGCCCGCGGGTTCCTGCTCGGCGCCACCGCCGGCCGAACCACCCTCACCGGTGAGGGACTGCAGCACATGGACGGCCATTCACCGCTTCTCGCCGCGACCAACCCGGGGATCATCTCGTACGACCCCGCATGGGGTTTCGAGCTCGCTCACATCATGCGCGCGGGCATCGAGCGGATGTACGGACCGGGCGCCGCGCATGAGAACGACACCGACGGGGTCGACCGCAACGTCTCGTACTACATCACCCTCTATAACGAGCCCGTCCCGCAGCCGCCGGAGCCCGAAGATCTGGACGCCGACGCCCTACTCCGGGGGTTATACCTCTTCCGCAAGGCCGAGAAGGGCTCGCACAAGGCCTCGATTCTCGCCTCGGGTGTCGCGATGTACGCGGCCGCCGAAGCGCAGAAAACCCTGGCCGAGCAGTGGGACGTGGCCGCGGATCTGTGGTCGGCCACCTCATGGAACGAACTGGCCCGGGACGGTTACGAGTGTGAACGTCACGAGCTCCGGCACCCGGATCAGCAGGCCCGGACCCCGTTCGTCACCGCGTCTCTCGAAGGCAGCGAGGGACCGAAGGTGGCCGTGAGCGATTTCCAGAAGGCGGTGCCGGACCAGATCCGCGGATGGGTCCCCGGTGACTTCACCGTCCTGGGCACCGACGGATTCGGGTTCTCCGACACCCGTCCAGCCGCCCGTCGCTTCTTCAACACCGACGCCGAGTCGATCATCGTCGCGGTCCTCGCCGGACTGGTCCGCGAGGGCAGCATCGAGAAGCGCACCCTGCTCGAGGCGGCCCGCCTGTACAAGATCGACGACGTCATGGCGGCGCCCGAGCCCACGACGGATCCCGGGGTGGCGTGA